In one window of Nothobranchius furzeri strain GRZ-AD chromosome 11, NfurGRZ-RIMD1, whole genome shotgun sequence DNA:
- the LOC107383723 gene encoding CYFIP-related Rac1 interactor B: MGNLIKVLTRDIDNNAGNFFLDFENAQPSESETAMWEEVNQVLMEAQVILEDLQTYRGAGEEIRQAIQNPNVECVQEKAWSAVVPLVAKLKTFYEFTQKLESSLQCLLKVLTSSGSTPTQHLESKQALARQFAHILHFTLRFDELKMTNPAIQNDFSYYRRTISRMRINNLSSDSGNEVNNELANRMSLFYATATPMLKTLSDATSKFVSDNTQVPIENTTDCLSTMACVCKVMLETPEYRSRFTSEETVLFCLRVMVGVIILYDHVHPAGAFVKTSNIDMKGCIRVLKEQPPSSVEGLLNALRYTTKHLNDETTSKQIKMLLQ, encoded by the exons ATGGGGAACTTAATAAAGGTGTTAACCAGAGACATCGACAACAACGCTGGAAACTTCTTCCTGGATTTTGAAA ATGCACAGCCTTCAGAGTCGGAGACGGCCATGTGGGAGGAGGTGAACCAGGTTCTGATGGAGGCCCAGGTCATCCTGGAAGACCTGCAGACGTACAGAGGAGCTGGAGAGGAGATCCGACAG gCCATCCAGAACCCTAACGTGGAGTGTGTCCAGGAGAAGGCCTGGTCCGCTGTGGTTCCTCTGGTCGCTAAACTCAAAACCTTCTATGAGTTCACACAGAAACTAG AGTCCAGTCTGCAGTGTCTCCTGAAGGTCCTCACCAGCTCTGGATCCACTCCAACTCAACATCTGGAGTCCAAACAGGCGCTGGCCCGGCAGTTCGCCCACATCCTGCACTTCACGCTGCGCTTTGACGAGCTGAAG ATGACCAACCCAGCCATCCAGAACGACTTCAGCTACTACCGCAGGACCATCAGCCGGATGCGGATAAACAACCTGTCG TCCGACTCCGGGAACGAGGTCAACAATGAGCTGGCCAATCGGATGTCTCTGTTTTACGCCACCGCCACGCCCATGCTGAAGACGCTGAGCGACGCCACGTCCAAGTTCGTGTCAGAC AACACACAAGTCCCCATCGAAAACACGACAGACTGCTTGAGCACGATGGCCTGCGTCTGCAAAGTCATGCTGGAAACGCC ggagtaTCGCAGTCGCTTCACCAGTGAGGAGACGGTGTTGTTCTGTCTTCGTGTGATGGTTGGAGTCATCATCCTGTACGACCACGTTCACCCAGCTGGAGCCTTCGTTAAAACCTCAAACATCGAT ATGAAAGGCTGCATCAGAGTTCTGAAGGAGCAGCCGCCCAGCAGCGTGGAGGGTCTGCTCAACGCtctcag GTACACCACCAAACATCTGAACGACGAGACTACCTCCAAGCAGATCAAAATGCTGCTGCAGTGA